From Candidatus Bathyarchaeota archaeon, one genomic window encodes:
- a CDS encoding ATP-binding cassette domain-containing protein, protein MSQNDDVIVVKGLTKVFNHSLTAVDHIDFTVKRGEIFGFLGPNGAGKTTTIKMLITVTRPTEGTAYILGGDIAKQSMDVRAAIGVVPQEYTADEDLTAMENILLCADLYGIPRHVSKKRALELLNLVELTAFKDKRVDTFSGGMRRRLELACGLINRPKVLFLDEPTLGLDVQTRAATWNYVKTLKKEFGMTLFLTTHYLEEADALCDRIAIIDHGKIVVIGSPAALKDSLGGDIITLSVQKDEDITEIIHKVEHVKEVKKENGDYIIKSSNGEVTAPLIIEALRGKGHIVTRLSLTKPTLNEVYMQYTGRSMRDAEESPGAVRSQRMVMRRAHA, encoded by the coding sequence ATGAGTCAAAATGACGACGTCATAGTCGTAAAAGGATTAACAAAAGTCTTCAACCACAGCCTAACCGCAGTCGACCATATCGATTTCACCGTAAAGCGGGGCGAAATCTTTGGGTTCTTAGGTCCCAACGGCGCAGGCAAAACCACCACTATCAAAATGCTCATTACAGTTACTCGCCCAACTGAGGGCACAGCGTACATCTTAGGCGGCGACATAGCCAAACAAAGCATGGACGTGCGTGCGGCAATAGGCGTAGTTCCCCAAGAATACACCGCAGACGAAGACCTAACTGCCATGGAAAACATTCTACTCTGCGCAGACCTCTACGGCATACCTCGGCATGTTTCTAAAAAGAGAGCCCTTGAACTGCTGAACCTCGTTGAGTTGACTGCGTTTAAAGATAAGCGGGTAGACACGTTTTCGGGCGGAATGCGGCGCAGGCTTGAATTAGCATGCGGCTTAATCAACCGACCAAAAGTTCTCTTTCTTGATGAACCCACACTTGGCTTAGACGTCCAGACACGCGCTGCAACATGGAACTACGTTAAGACCCTAAAGAAAGAATTCGGTATGACCCTGTTCTTGACAACCCACTACCTTGAAGAGGCAGATGCCTTATGCGACCGAATCGCCATCATTGACCACGGCAAAATCGTCGTCATAGGCTCTCCCGCAGCGCTGAAAGATAGTTTAGGCGGAGATATCATAACCTTGTCTGTCCAAAAAGACGAAGATATCACAGAAATAATTCACAAAGTCGAACACGTCAAAGAAGTAAAAAAAGAAAACGGCGACTACATAATCAAATCTTCCAACGGCGAAGTGACTGCGCCCCTAATCATCGAAGCTCTTCGTGGAAAAGGGCACATCGTCACTCGACTTTCATTGACAAAACCAACCCTAAACGAGGTTTACATGCAGTACACTGGGCGTTCGATGCGTGACGCTGAAGAATCACCTGGGGCGGTTA